From a single Nostoc edaphicum CCNP1411 genomic region:
- a CDS encoding NB-ARC domain-containing protein produces MPRITYGPQIQKRVKRLLEALLCFADAEFEDDNFKIEYDWKEADSANPKLTVQTTLVTLELLTQKDKYSGKLTKAQIREALNLLKDFLKILEDNRLQTKGVDEWHFTLKLWSRDRERNLKRFDEAWESSRPEKSKLNNPSPNLSPTGREAWNFPHSLVGKGVRGLGNTSIFQAPPLPTYFVERPEYSDDLKTRLLNGSLSDSRTLVITAIHGLGSVGKSTLAAALAHNAEIQSRFCDGILWATLGQQPNVLALLSGWVQALGDYSFKPTSVEATSSHLRTLLYDKAVLLVVDDAWNTEDAQAFNFGGARCQVLVTTREGHIADALAANTYSLDIMKPDQAMELLTKKLRREITGIERHSAENLAKGVGYLPLALELAAAEVACGTTWNELLADIQQEVARLTSFDRPEAEEITDEASLKRLSLTASLNLSVKRMPPEKQQHFSWLGVLPEDVNINKMMAATLWQMDKRDAAKMLQYLRNKALLLTGVPLADGMPTYRLHDLFHDLACNLLTAPSEPKRPGDLTGLGLSLADVHAAFLKKYQQKTQNGLWHTLLDDGYIHQYLVWHLEKAGQVEEIHSLLREESATGSNGWYEVRERLAQTGGYITDISRAWELAEVNWTESTLSLQCRYALITASMNSLAANLPANLLVALVKNKMWTPEQGLAYALQKPEPQEKINSLTKLVNYLPPNLQELALQKVLAAATEIQDESSRANALSALAEKLPPELLPEALAAAKAIQSEYYCAYFLSTLADKLPDILPQVLAAAKAIQSEYYYACFLSALADELPDKLLRS; encoded by the coding sequence ATGCCACGAATTACCTATGGGCCTCAAATTCAAAAGCGAGTCAAGCGTCTGCTGGAGGCGTTGCTTTGTTTTGCCGATGCAGAATTTGAGGACGATAACTTTAAAATTGAGTACGACTGGAAAGAAGCAGACAGCGCTAACCCCAAGCTGACTGTGCAGACTACGTTAGTCACATTGGAGTTGCTGACCCAAAAAGATAAATATTCTGGCAAGTTAACTAAAGCGCAAATTCGAGAAGCGCTGAATTTGCTGAAGGATTTTTTGAAGATTCTGGAAGATAACCGTCTGCAAACCAAGGGTGTTGACGAATGGCACTTTACACTCAAGCTATGGTCAAGAGATAGGGAAAGGAACTTAAAACGGTTTGATGAGGCTTGGGAAAGTAGTAGACCAGAGAAATCGAAATTAAATAACCCCTCTCCAAACCTCTCCCCCACAGGGAGAGAGGCTTGGAATTTTCCCCATTCCCTTGTAGGGAAGGGGGTTAGGGGGTTAGGTAACACAAGTATATTTCAAGCGCCACCTTTACCCACATACTTTGTAGAACGCCCAGAGTACAGCGATGATTTAAAAACTCGTCTTTTAAATGGTTCATTGTCTGATAGTCGCACTTTAGTAATTACTGCGATTCACGGTTTGGGTTCGGTGGGCAAATCTACTTTAGCGGCGGCTTTAGCCCATAATGCAGAAATACAATCTCGTTTTTGTGATGGCATTCTTTGGGCAACATTAGGTCAACAACCCAATGTGCTTGCTTTACTTAGTGGCTGGGTGCAAGCATTAGGAGACTATAGCTTTAAACCTACAAGTGTTGAAGCAACTTCCTCGCATTTGCGGACTCTGCTTTATGACAAAGCTGTGTTGCTGGTGGTGGATGATGCTTGGAATACCGAAGATGCACAAGCTTTTAATTTTGGTGGGGCGCGTTGTCAAGTTTTAGTAACTACTCGTGAAGGTCACATTGCCGATGCCTTAGCAGCCAACACCTACAGTCTGGATATAATGAAACCAGACCAGGCAATGGAATTGCTGACCAAGAAATTAAGACGCGAGATTACAGGCATAGAACGTCACTCAGCAGAAAATTTAGCCAAAGGTGTTGGTTATCTTCCCCTAGCATTGGAACTTGCAGCCGCCGAAGTTGCCTGTGGTACGACTTGGAATGAACTGTTAGCGGATATTCAGCAAGAAGTAGCCAGATTAACAAGTTTTGACCGACCGGAAGCCGAAGAAATTACTGATGAGGCTAGTTTAAAACGCCTGAGTTTAACCGCATCATTAAATTTGAGTGTCAAGAGAATGCCACCAGAAAAGCAGCAGCATTTCTCTTGGTTAGGGGTATTGCCGGAGGATGTCAACATTAATAAGATGATGGCGGCAACGCTGTGGCAGATGGATAAGCGTGATGCTGCCAAAATGTTGCAATATTTACGGAATAAAGCATTGCTATTAACAGGAGTACCGCTTGCTGATGGTATGCCTACCTATCGCTTACATGACTTATTCCACGATTTAGCTTGTAATTTGTTAACTGCTCCCTCTGAGCCAAAGCGCCCAGGAGATTTAACTGGGTTGGGTTTAAGCCTTGCTGATGTTCACGCTGCTTTTTTAAAGAAGTATCAGCAGAAAACCCAGAATGGTTTATGGCATACTTTACTCGATGATGGTTACATTCATCAGTATTTAGTTTGGCATTTGGAAAAGGCTGGACAGGTAGAAGAGATTCACTCCTTATTGCGGGAAGAGTCTGCAACTGGAAGCAATGGCTGGTATGAAGTGCGAGAACGATTGGCACAAACTGGCGGTTACATCACAGATATTTCTCGTGCCTGGGAACTAGCAGAAGTAAATTGGACTGAATCAACACTAAGCTTGCAGTGTCGTTATGCTTTGATTACTGCATCAATGAATAGTTTGGCAGCTAATCTACCAGCAAATCTGCTGGTAGCGTTGGTCAAAAACAAGATGTGGACTCCCGAACAAGGACTAGCTTATGCCCTGCAAAAACCAGAACCACAAGAGAAAATTAACTCGCTGACAAAACTAGTCAATTATTTGCCACCAAATCTTCAAGAATTAGCACTGCAAAAAGTCCTAGCTGCTGCCACGGAAATTCAGGATGAGTCTTCTCGTGCCAATGCCTTGAGTGCTTTAGCTGAAAAACTGCCACCAGAGTTATTGCCAGAAGCCCTTGCTGCTGCCAAGGCTATTCAGTCTGAGTATTATTGTGCTTATTTCTTGAGTACCTTAGCTGACAAACTGCCAGATATATTGCCACAAGTCCTTGCTGCTGCCAAGGCGATTCAGTCTGAGTATTATTATGCTTGTTTCTTGAGTGCCTTAGCTGACGAACTGCCAGATAAGCTGTTACGCAGCTAA
- a CDS encoding helix-turn-helix transcriptional regulator, translated as MKKTNDALKIIKRMMKEDPELQEMVRESSINAQVSQIIYDARKEAGLTQQQLADLVGTTQSVIARLEDADYEGHSLSILARIAAALNQKVEIKMSPKEVA; from the coding sequence ATGAAAAAAACTAATGATGCACTGAAAATCATTAAAAGAATGATGAAAGAAGATCCAGAATTACAAGAGATGGTTAGAGAATCATCAATAAATGCTCAAGTATCTCAAATCATCTACGATGCACGTAAAGAAGCGGGACTAACGCAGCAACAACTAGCTGATTTAGTCGGTACTACCCAGTCAGTTATTGCTCGATTGGAAGATGCTGACTATGAGGGACATTCTTTGTCTATATTGGCTCGGATTGCAGCAGCTTTAAATCAAAAAGTGGAAATTAAAATGTCACCTAAAGAAGTTGCTTAA
- a CDS encoding phytochelatin synthase family protein, producing the protein MDLDNLAQISKRDLEIIQLHQFQQPIYCCNVTAIAYAFTALGYLTTVDEIFYATQLPIASVLDDGMTLAETYDTCRTYLEKKEIPLSIRIEHFDKPSMTLEAFTREVEAAVCDETDVHILNFNTRIAHENPSLEGGHFSLLADYDPKTQEITIADTNPKRYTRFWKCPIQRIYAACVDKDSSSNRSRGMIVLRRLEKANLKDNGVVHPSEIALNALHSE; encoded by the coding sequence ATGGATCTTGATAATCTAGCTCAAATTTCTAAACGAGATTTAGAAATCATTCAACTACATCAGTTTCAACAACCTATCTACTGTTGTAATGTCACTGCAATTGCCTATGCCTTTACCGCATTGGGATATCTGACAACTGTTGATGAGATTTTTTATGCTACCCAACTGCCGATCGCATCGGTTTTAGATGATGGCATGACGTTAGCAGAAACCTACGATACCTGTCGAACTTACCTTGAAAAAAAAGAAATACCTTTGTCCATTCGGATAGAGCATTTTGATAAACCGAGTATGACACTCGAAGCATTTACCCGTGAAGTTGAAGCCGCCGTTTGTGACGAAACTGATGTCCACATTCTTAACTTCAATACCCGTATTGCCCATGAAAATCCAAGTTTAGAAGGTGGTCACTTCTCCTTATTGGCAGACTATGACCCGAAAACTCAAGAAATAACCATTGCAGATACAAATCCTAAACGGTATACCCGGTTTTGGAAATGCCCAATTCAACGTATATATGCCGCTTGCGTAGATAAAGATTCCTCATCAAATCGCTCTCGTGGCATGATCGTGCTTCGCAGGCTGGAAAAAGCCAATCTAAAAGATAACGGAGTGGTTCACCCATCAGAAATTGCCTTGAACGCTCTCCATTCTGAATAA
- a CDS encoding Spx/MgsR family RNA polymerase-binding regulatory protein — MYIQVYGIPNCSTCKKALTWLQHNNIDYEFINTKDIPPTHEMIQNWVKSLGFAPMRNTSGQSYRALGDQKKIWTDEQWIDAFTHDAMLLKRPLFVKDGTAVLVGFRDEAVVQEKLGL, encoded by the coding sequence GTATATTCAAGTCTACGGAATTCCCAATTGCAGCACTTGCAAAAAAGCTTTAACGTGGCTCCAACACAACAACATTGACTATGAGTTTATCAACACCAAAGATATACCGCCAACCCATGAGATGATTCAAAACTGGGTAAAGTCTTTGGGTTTTGCTCCCATGCGAAATACTTCTGGTCAATCCTACCGCGCTTTAGGAGATCAAAAAAAGATTTGGACTGATGAACAGTGGATTGACGCATTCACTCACGATGCAATGCTTCTCAAACGTCCACTTTTTGTCAAAGATGGAACAGCTGTGCTAGTCGGCTTTAGAGATGAGGCAGTAGTTCAAGAAAAATTAGGACTTTAG